Proteins co-encoded in one Kocuria flava genomic window:
- a CDS encoding sugar ABC transporter ATP-binding protein: MAHATATPPPKTGTTAVSMRGIEKAFGVNRVLKGVDFEVLAGEVHTLAGENGAGKSTLMKILQGVYSADAGEIFVGGNPVTIDSPITAREAGVGMVFQEFSLVPTLSVAQNVFLNREPRNAMGLIDEDTMVEQTRAIFETFEVPVDPRTPVERLSTAYWQLTEIAKAVSQNARVLILDEPTASLSKKESEILFDLIKRLTSQGIGIVYISHRMEEIYQVTDRITVMRDGAVVLTDHATSITPEDLVEAIIGRRLENALAYETHVVDRSGTPRLEVKRLSTDHGLEDVSFTVHPGEVLGLAGLMGSGRTELARALFGIDKHRDGEILIDGRPVTVTDPVSAMEAGFGLVPEDRREQGLVLSHSVRDNLLLPLLSRFRKGPLMDEGRSRRFVQDVLTKFEVKGASPGLEIRLLSGGNQQKVVLGRWVSTEPKVLILDEPTAGIDIGTKGEVIELIRDLARSGTAVILISSELAELLAVSDRVLVLRKGRLHKTLDRSEIHDEESLQLTIQGV; the protein is encoded by the coding sequence ATGGCCCACGCAACCGCAACGCCACCGCCGAAGACCGGCACCACCGCCGTGTCCATGCGCGGGATCGAGAAGGCCTTCGGCGTCAACCGTGTACTGAAGGGCGTGGACTTCGAAGTCCTCGCCGGTGAGGTGCACACCCTGGCCGGTGAGAACGGGGCCGGCAAGTCCACGCTGATGAAGATCCTCCAAGGCGTCTACAGCGCCGACGCCGGGGAGATCTTCGTGGGCGGGAACCCCGTCACCATCGACTCCCCGATCACCGCCCGGGAGGCCGGGGTGGGCATGGTGTTCCAGGAATTCAGCCTGGTCCCGACCCTCAGCGTCGCCCAGAACGTCTTCCTCAACCGGGAGCCCCGCAACGCCATGGGCCTGATCGACGAGGACACCATGGTCGAGCAGACGCGGGCGATCTTCGAGACCTTCGAGGTGCCCGTCGACCCACGCACCCCGGTGGAACGGCTGAGCACGGCGTACTGGCAGCTGACCGAAATCGCCAAAGCGGTTTCGCAGAACGCCCGGGTGCTGATCCTGGACGAGCCCACCGCCAGCTTGTCGAAGAAGGAATCCGAGATCCTCTTCGACCTGATCAAGCGGCTCACCTCCCAGGGCATCGGGATCGTCTACATCTCCCACCGCATGGAGGAGATCTATCAGGTTACCGACCGGATCACCGTCATGCGCGACGGCGCCGTGGTGCTCACCGACCACGCCACCAGCATCACCCCGGAAGACCTGGTCGAGGCCATCATCGGGCGCCGGCTCGAGAACGCCCTGGCCTACGAGACCCACGTCGTGGATCGCTCCGGCACCCCACGCCTGGAGGTCAAGAGGCTGTCCACCGACCACGGCCTGGAGGACGTGTCCTTCACGGTGCATCCCGGGGAGGTCCTCGGGCTGGCCGGGCTCATGGGCTCGGGGCGCACCGAGCTGGCCCGAGCCCTGTTCGGCATCGACAAGCACCGCGACGGGGAGATCCTCATCGACGGGCGCCCCGTCACCGTCACCGATCCGGTCTCGGCCATGGAGGCCGGCTTCGGCCTGGTGCCTGAGGACCGCCGGGAACAGGGGCTGGTGCTCTCCCACAGTGTGCGCGACAACCTGCTGCTGCCGTTGCTGTCCCGATTCCGGAAGGGCCCGCTCATGGACGAGGGGCGATCGCGGCGGTTCGTGCAGGACGTGCTGACGAAGTTCGAGGTCAAGGGTGCCAGCCCCGGCCTCGAGATCCGGCTCCTGTCCGGGGGCAACCAGCAGAAGGTCGTGCTGGGCCGGTGGGTGTCCACCGAGCCGAAGGTCCTCATCCTGGACGAGCCCACGGCCGGCATCGACATCGGCACCAAAGGCGAAGTCATCGAACTCATCCGGGACCTGGCCCGCTCGGGCACCGCCGTCATCCTCATCTCCTCGGAACTTGCCGAGCTCCTGGCGGTCAGCGACCGCGTGCTGGTGCTGCGCAAGGGCCGGCTCCACAAGACCCTGGACCGCTCCGAAATCCACGACGAAGAGTCGCTCCAGTTGACCATTCAGGGAGTCTGA
- a CDS encoding Gfo/Idh/MocA family protein: MQEFKIAIIGAGFMAKAHSMAYATMPMFFWPAPAQPVRELLIDVNEDSAAEAAARFGWNRSGTNWRDAVADPSIDVIDIATPNHLHAEIAIAALQAGKHVISEKPLARGAEEAKAVYEAAQQTNCTTMVAFNYRRTPAITYAKKLIDEGRLGKILSFRGTYLQDWSASPDSPLSWRFRKDLAGSGALGDIGTHVVDIARYLVGEISSVSAQARTWIPERPVPSGTVDKLGAGGDANAPKEPVDVDDEVMTMLRFDNGAIGSLEATRNGWGRNNFLTFEIHGTEGSVTFDYEKRDQLQVVFASDDPAERGFRTIYTGPAHPNGEALWPIPALGIGYGETKIIEAHDLFEAIVNGTQASPNFADGYQIEKIADAILASADNGQWVDVAGLE, from the coding sequence ATGCAGGAATTCAAGATCGCCATCATCGGGGCCGGCTTCATGGCCAAGGCCCACTCCATGGCCTACGCCACCATGCCGATGTTCTTCTGGCCGGCCCCGGCACAGCCGGTGCGGGAGCTGCTGATCGACGTGAACGAGGACTCCGCCGCCGAGGCCGCCGCGCGGTTCGGGTGGAACCGCTCCGGCACCAACTGGCGTGATGCAGTGGCGGACCCGAGCATCGACGTCATCGACATCGCCACCCCGAACCACCTGCACGCGGAGATCGCCATCGCCGCTCTGCAGGCCGGTAAGCACGTGATCTCGGAAAAGCCCCTGGCCCGCGGGGCCGAAGAGGCCAAGGCCGTGTACGAGGCGGCACAGCAGACCAACTGCACCACCATGGTGGCCTTCAACTACCGCCGCACCCCGGCGATCACCTACGCCAAGAAGCTCATCGACGAGGGGCGCCTGGGGAAGATCCTCAGCTTCCGCGGCACCTACCTGCAGGACTGGTCGGCCAGCCCCGACTCCCCGTTGTCCTGGCGTTTCCGCAAGGACCTCGCCGGCAGCGGCGCCCTGGGCGACATCGGCACCCACGTCGTGGACATCGCCCGCTACCTCGTGGGAGAGATCTCCTCGGTCAGCGCCCAGGCCCGCACCTGGATCCCGGAGCGCCCCGTGCCCAGCGGCACCGTCGACAAGCTCGGCGCCGGCGGGGACGCCAACGCCCCGAAGGAGCCCGTCGACGTCGACGACGAAGTGATGACCATGCTGCGCTTCGACAACGGCGCCATCGGCAGCCTCGAGGCCACCCGCAACGGCTGGGGGCGCAACAACTTCCTGACCTTCGAAATCCACGGCACCGAAGGCTCCGTCACCTTCGACTACGAGAAGCGCGATCAGCTGCAGGTGGTCTTCGCCTCCGACGACCCGGCCGAGCGGGGCTTCCGCACCATCTACACCGGACCGGCCCACCCCAACGGGGAAGCGCTGTGGCCCATCCCGGCTCTGGGCATCGGCTACGGGGAGACCAAGATCATCGAGGCCCACGACCTCTTCGAAGCCATCGTCAACGGCACCCAAGCCAGCCCAAACTTCGCCGACGGGTACCAGATCGAAAAGATCGCCGACGCGATCCTGGCCTCGGCCGACAACGGCCAGTGGGTCGATGTGGCAGGACTGGAGTAG
- a CDS encoding substrate-binding domain-containing protein produces the protein MTRRLRLTAVAGVLAVSVLTTACAPTTANSTCLLPDYAPAEEALQEMEGQVLSQGPQGEDPVSADSVQLSEGEIEQVKAKKATAAIVMHYTGDDWTAAQLNGLETRFEELGVEIIAVTDAGQDPSKQVSDIENMIARKPDIIISIPTDAVATAQAYRKAAQAGIHLVFMDNVPAGFTPGEDYISAVSADNYGNGVVSAHLMAQALQGKGNIGVIKFGVDFFVTNQRHQGFVDTIKKDYPDIHIIAERGISGDDLAGQAQNTANAMLLRYQDDINGIWGVWDVPTEGIMAAVRSAEREDIKIATEDLGTNVAIAMAKNSMVAGLGAQRPYDQGVAEATLAAYGLLGKDAPPYVALGALPVHHDNLLESWEDVYHQPAPETVQQSFSECTAPTS, from the coding sequence GTGACCCGCCGCCTGCGCCTGACTGCGGTGGCCGGTGTCCTGGCCGTGTCGGTGTTGACGACCGCGTGCGCGCCCACCACCGCCAACAGCACCTGCCTGTTGCCCGACTACGCCCCTGCCGAGGAAGCCTTGCAGGAGATGGAGGGCCAGGTTCTGAGCCAGGGCCCCCAGGGCGAGGACCCGGTCTCCGCCGACTCCGTGCAGTTGAGCGAGGGCGAGATCGAGCAGGTGAAGGCCAAGAAGGCCACCGCGGCGATTGTCATGCACTACACCGGCGACGACTGGACCGCGGCCCAGCTCAACGGGCTGGAGACCCGCTTCGAGGAGCTGGGTGTCGAGATCATCGCGGTCACCGATGCCGGCCAGGACCCGAGCAAGCAGGTCTCCGACATCGAGAACATGATCGCCCGCAAACCCGACATCATCATCTCGATCCCCACCGACGCCGTGGCCACCGCCCAGGCCTACCGCAAGGCCGCCCAGGCGGGGATCCACCTGGTGTTCATGGACAACGTCCCGGCCGGTTTCACCCCGGGGGAGGACTACATCTCCGCGGTCTCCGCCGACAACTACGGCAACGGCGTCGTCTCCGCCCACCTCATGGCCCAGGCGCTTCAGGGCAAGGGGAACATCGGGGTGATCAAGTTCGGGGTGGACTTCTTCGTGACCAATCAGCGGCACCAGGGGTTCGTCGACACGATCAAGAAGGACTACCCCGACATCCACATCATCGCCGAGCGGGGGATCTCGGGCGATGACCTGGCCGGTCAGGCCCAGAACACCGCCAACGCGATGCTGCTGCGGTACCAGGACGACATCAACGGCATCTGGGGCGTGTGGGACGTGCCCACCGAAGGGATCATGGCCGCCGTCCGCTCGGCCGAGCGGGAGGACATCAAGATCGCCACGGAAGATCTCGGCACCAACGTGGCCATCGCCATGGCCAAGAACTCGATGGTGGCCGGCCTGGGAGCCCAACGACCCTACGACCAGGGTGTGGCGGAGGCGACCCTGGCCGCCTACGGGCTGCTCGGCAAGGACGCCCCTCCCTACGTCGCCCTGGGCGCCCTACCGGTCCACCACGACAACCTCCTGGAGTCCTGGGAGGACGTCTATCACCAGCCGGCCCCCGAAACCGTCCAGCAGTCCTTCAGCGAATGCACCGCTCCGACGAGCTGA
- a CDS encoding sugar phosphate isomerase/epimerase family protein, with product MKLAYHSITWGGVVGDPTGVTSIKDLYYRSAGNVTESFGPIQQAGYAGVEMFEGNLHDFASDLGGLQSSLSDHELELVSVYTGGSFIYADALADELHKVRSTAELAAAAGAGHLVLGGGAIRATGIQDDDYKRLGGALDSVAQIAQSNGLRACFHPHLGTIVQSPEQLETVFAETGIGFCPDTAHLAAGGGNPAEAIRKYADRLTLVHLKDYEAATGRFLPLGDGELDFPGILEEVRGAGYDDWLVVELDYYDGDPAEAAQRSRQYLTGLGL from the coding sequence ATGAAGTTGGCCTATCACTCGATCACCTGGGGCGGAGTTGTCGGGGACCCCACGGGGGTCACGAGCATCAAGGACCTCTACTACCGGTCCGCAGGGAATGTGACGGAGTCGTTCGGCCCCATTCAGCAGGCCGGCTACGCCGGGGTGGAGATGTTCGAGGGCAACCTCCACGACTTCGCCTCTGACCTCGGTGGCCTGCAGTCGTCCCTGTCCGACCACGAGCTCGAGCTCGTCAGCGTCTACACCGGCGGAAGCTTCATCTACGCCGATGCGCTGGCCGATGAGCTGCACAAGGTCCGGTCCACTGCCGAGTTGGCTGCGGCCGCCGGGGCCGGTCACCTCGTGCTGGGTGGGGGTGCCATCCGGGCGACCGGCATCCAGGACGACGACTACAAGCGACTGGGCGGGGCGCTGGACAGCGTGGCGCAGATCGCCCAGAGCAACGGGCTGCGGGCCTGCTTCCATCCGCACCTGGGCACGATCGTGCAGTCACCGGAGCAGCTGGAGACCGTCTTCGCCGAGACCGGCATCGGCTTCTGCCCCGACACCGCGCACCTGGCCGCTGGAGGCGGAAACCCCGCGGAGGCGATCCGCAAATACGCCGACCGCCTGACCCTGGTTCATCTGAAGGACTACGAGGCCGCCACCGGTCGTTTTCTGCCGCTGGGTGATGGGGAACTGGACTTTCCCGGCATCCTCGAGGAGGTCCGGGGCGCCGGTTACGACGACTGGCTGGTCGTCGAACTGGACTACTACGACGGTGATCCCGCCGAGGCCGCCCAGCGCAGCCGCCAGTACCTGACGGGGCTGGGACTGTGA
- a CDS encoding ROK family transcriptional regulator — MSELTGDVLHVQAIAVYEPKSTAYVTFRGEKVLDGAMPTTALLTGTDANLAHSAALVLEILRRNGPQTRPDLATETGLGRTALTQRLTLLQEAGLLSEGEYGESTGGRHPRLLRFNASAGQVLAVEFGATSVTVGLTDLAGEIQALTSAPQDIAEGPEPALSRAEQLAQTLLAEQASQGARLWGVGVGLPGPVEYATGRPSAPPIMPGWDGYPVRERLTTAFQAPVWVDNEVNTLALGELRSRPELRNQDFFYVKVGTGIGAGLVSGGRLHRGAQGSAGDIGHVAVVGAEHVPCRCGKYGCLEAVAGGGALSAQGLRAAKDGRSPFLEKRYAESGTITAEDVATAARHGDHFAVEAISASGRTIGSLLASFVNFFNPAMILMGGAVVSGSGQLLASIREAVYQRSLPLATRDLVMSTSHLDSRREGGVVGAAHLALDELFNPATFQRLISHDPPRSVQELQLPMASAQD, encoded by the coding sequence GTGAGCGAGCTCACTGGTGATGTGCTTCACGTGCAGGCTATTGCCGTCTATGAACCGAAGTCAACCGCCTATGTCACATTCAGGGGCGAAAAGGTGTTGGATGGTGCCATGCCCACCACCGCTCTGCTCACCGGTACCGACGCCAACCTGGCGCACAGCGCCGCCTTGGTCTTGGAGATCCTCCGCCGCAACGGGCCCCAGACCCGCCCGGATCTGGCCACCGAAACCGGCCTGGGCCGGACGGCGCTGACCCAGCGACTCACCCTGCTGCAGGAGGCAGGGTTGCTCAGTGAGGGGGAGTACGGAGAATCCACCGGGGGGCGCCATCCCCGCCTGCTGCGCTTCAATGCCTCCGCCGGGCAGGTCCTGGCAGTGGAGTTCGGGGCCACCTCCGTCACGGTCGGCCTCACAGATCTCGCCGGTGAGATCCAGGCCCTCACCAGCGCCCCCCAGGACATCGCAGAAGGCCCCGAGCCGGCCCTGTCGCGCGCCGAGCAACTGGCCCAAACGCTGCTCGCAGAACAAGCCTCGCAGGGGGCGCGCCTGTGGGGTGTGGGCGTCGGGCTGCCCGGTCCTGTCGAATACGCCACCGGACGCCCCAGCGCCCCGCCCATCATGCCCGGATGGGACGGTTACCCCGTGCGGGAGCGGCTCACCACAGCGTTCCAAGCCCCCGTATGGGTCGACAACGAGGTCAACACCCTGGCCCTCGGAGAACTCCGCTCCCGGCCAGAGCTGCGAAACCAGGACTTCTTCTACGTCAAGGTCGGTACGGGCATCGGCGCGGGGCTGGTCTCGGGCGGGCGGTTGCATCGTGGGGCCCAGGGCAGCGCCGGGGACATCGGCCATGTCGCCGTGGTCGGGGCCGAACACGTGCCCTGCCGCTGCGGCAAATATGGGTGCCTTGAGGCCGTCGCCGGCGGCGGAGCCCTCAGTGCCCAAGGGCTGCGGGCGGCAAAGGACGGTCGGAGCCCCTTCCTGGAAAAGCGCTATGCCGAGTCGGGCACCATCACGGCCGAAGACGTCGCCACGGCAGCCCGACACGGCGATCACTTCGCCGTCGAGGCCATTTCTGCCAGCGGCAGGACCATCGGCTCGCTTCTGGCGTCCTTCGTCAACTTCTTCAACCCGGCCATGATCCTGATGGGCGGAGCAGTAGTCTCCGGCAGCGGGCAACTCCTGGCCAGCATCCGGGAAGCCGTCTATCAGCGGTCCTTGCCCCTGGCCACCCGGGACCTGGTCATGAGCACGTCCCACTTGGACAGCCGCCGGGAAGGCGGGGTCGTGGGGGCCGCCCACCTGGCCCTCGACGAACTGTTCAACCCGGCCACCTTCCAACGGCTGATCAGCCATGACCCCCCACGCAGCGTTCAAGAACTCCAGCTACCGATGGCTTCGGCGCAGGATTGA
- a CDS encoding transposase gives MSESTTEMTGTMIDPVTGEIIDQKDLAERLLAQAKEQGVSLVGPGGLLNQLMKNVLETALEAELTEHLGHDHGQTPIAANMCNGTRSKTVLTEIGPVEIEVPRDREGSFEPVIVPKRKRRLDGIDQIVLSLSARGLTTGEIAVHFEEVYGAKVSKGTISQESPRKSPENWPSGLPARWTRSTRCSSSTR, from the coding sequence GTGTCAGAGTCCACGACCGAGATGACAGGCACGATGATCGATCCCGTGACCGGAGAGATCATCGATCAGAAGGACCTCGCCGAGCGGCTGCTCGCCCAGGCCAAGGAGCAAGGCGTGAGCCTGGTCGGCCCGGGCGGTCTGCTGAACCAGCTGATGAAGAACGTCCTCGAGACCGCCCTGGAAGCCGAACTGACCGAGCACCTCGGTCACGACCACGGGCAGACCCCGATCGCGGCCAACATGTGCAACGGCACGAGGTCGAAGACCGTGCTGACCGAGATCGGCCCCGTCGAGATCGAGGTGCCCCGGGACCGGGAGGGGTCCTTCGAGCCGGTGATCGTGCCCAAACGGAAGCGGCGCCTGGACGGGATCGACCAGATCGTGCTCTCCCTGTCGGCCCGCGGGCTGACCACCGGGGAGATCGCCGTGCATTTTGAGGAGGTCTACGGGGCGAAGGTCTCCAAGGGCACCATCAGCCAGGAATCACCGAGAAAGTCGCCGGAGAACTGGCCGAGTGGTCTTCCCGCCCGCTGGACCCGCTCTACCCGGTGCTCTTCGTCGACGCGATAG
- a CDS encoding transposase, which translates to MQQCIVHLIRNSFRYAGRRHRDGIVKALKPVCTASSEAAAKDRFAEFKAEWGQRYPAIVQLWESSWASVRALRRSTTWRSASVICTTNAIESINARYRRAVRARGHFPHEQAALKCLYLVTRSLDPTGGGRARWVMRWKPALNAFAITFAGRFEGTAH; encoded by the coding sequence GTGCAGCAGTGCATCGTGCACCTGATCCGCAACAGCTTCCGCTACGCCGGCCGCCGGCACCGCGACGGCATCGTCAAGGCGCTCAAGCCCGTCTGCACCGCCTCCAGCGAGGCCGCGGCGAAGGACCGGTTCGCCGAGTTCAAGGCCGAGTGGGGCCAGCGGTATCCGGCGATCGTGCAGCTGTGGGAGTCCTCCTGGGCTTCAGTTCGTGCCCTTCGACGGAGTACGACGTGGAGATCCGCTTCGGTGATCTGCACGACGAACGCGATCGAGTCGATCAACGCCCGCTACCGCAGGGCGGTGCGGGCCCGCGGACACTTCCCGCACGAGCAGGCCGCGCTGAAGTGCCTGTACCTGGTCACTCGCTCCCTTGACCCCACCGGCGGAGGAAGAGCACGGTGGGTGATGAGGTGGAAGCCGGCGCTGAACGCGTTCGCGATCACCTTCGCCGGACGGTTCGAGGGAACCGCTCACTGA
- a CDS encoding flavin reductase family protein, translating to MRTIFDPGELSSRDFYRLLTAVVVPRPIAWVSSTSAEGVDNLAPHSFYTVASVRPPIVQFTSVGEKDSLRNIEAMGEFVVNLTPAWLFEETNATGTDFGPEVSEFDAVGLTREPSERVRPPRVQESPVALECRLHRTLPMGDCTLVFGEVVHAAVSSEVLEGAHPRIDLLEPLSRLGRDEWGTLGPVQEIKRIRARDWPGHFSAQDEQRD from the coding sequence GTGCGTACGATTTTCGATCCGGGTGAGTTGTCGTCGCGGGATTTCTACCGGTTGTTGACCGCGGTGGTGGTGCCGCGGCCGATCGCGTGGGTGTCCAGCACTTCGGCGGAGGGTGTGGACAATCTGGCGCCGCACTCGTTCTATACGGTGGCGTCGGTGCGTCCGCCGATTGTGCAGTTCACTTCGGTGGGGGAGAAGGACTCGCTGCGCAATATCGAGGCGATGGGGGAGTTCGTCGTGAATCTCACCCCGGCGTGGTTGTTCGAGGAGACCAATGCCACGGGCACGGATTTCGGCCCGGAGGTCAGTGAGTTCGACGCGGTCGGGCTGACCCGGGAGCCGAGTGAGAGGGTCCGGCCGCCGCGGGTGCAGGAGTCGCCGGTGGCTTTGGAGTGCCGGCTGCACCGTACGTTGCCGATGGGCGATTGCACGTTGGTGTTCGGGGAGGTGGTCCATGCCGCGGTGTCTTCGGAGGTGCTGGAGGGGGCGCATCCGCGGATCGATCTGCTGGAGCCCTTGTCCCGGCTGGGCCGCGATGAGTGGGGAACCTTGGGGCCGGTGCAGGAGATCAAGCGGATCCGGGCCCGGGACTGGCCAGGTCACTTCAGTGCGCAGGACGAGCAGCGGGACTGA
- a CDS encoding SLC13 family permease encodes MSLSLIAFLVLIAAFALGSFTRINAGLVATVAAFGVGALVAGMPVKDVIAQFPSGLFFILVGATLLFGIVRVTGTIDLMAYWAERLAGRRRLLVPALMFLLTAVLASAGAFTPAAIAIVAPVALALGTRFGISTLAMGLVIVQGANAGAFSPVNPFGVLANVMLDEAGGSGQDTLKLYIYCFVFNAILAVLAYAAVQTIMNRRHARAVEPTPGTTEGPGATEAVAETAWQDPREEAEAAGTQGGVLTAAPQTKVAPKPTVEGPVKVDVTPMRVLTLAGLVALLVLTTAFGLDVGVASLVIALVLICVKPAVQKPAVEDIPWSAIILVTGIVTYVGMLEAMGALEELQAGIASLGNSSVAALITSYVVGIVSAFASTTGTLGVISPIVTPIATDPLLSPIGVVTAIAISSSVVDVSPMSTSGALLMASAQPKDERLFFRALLLWAIAMIGVVPLLVWFIFVQLGLG; translated from the coding sequence ATGTCCCTGTCACTGATCGCGTTCCTCGTCCTCATCGCAGCGTTCGCCCTGGGGTCTTTCACCCGGATCAACGCCGGCCTGGTGGCCACGGTGGCCGCCTTCGGGGTCGGTGCCCTGGTCGCTGGCATGCCCGTCAAGGACGTGATCGCCCAGTTCCCGTCCGGCCTGTTCTTCATCCTCGTCGGCGCCACCTTGCTGTTCGGCATCGTGCGCGTCACCGGCACCATCGATCTGATGGCCTACTGGGCCGAACGCCTCGCCGGGCGCCGGCGGCTGCTGGTGCCGGCGCTGATGTTCCTGCTCACCGCCGTGCTCGCCTCGGCCGGGGCCTTCACCCCGGCGGCCATCGCCATCGTCGCCCCGGTCGCCCTCGCCCTGGGCACCCGCTTCGGGATCAGCACCCTGGCCATGGGCCTGGTGATCGTCCAGGGCGCCAACGCCGGGGCCTTCTCCCCGGTCAACCCCTTCGGCGTGCTGGCCAACGTCATGCTCGACGAGGCCGGCGGCAGCGGCCAGGACACCCTGAAGCTGTACATCTACTGCTTCGTCTTCAACGCGATCCTGGCCGTGCTCGCCTACGCCGCCGTGCAGACGATCATGAACCGCCGCCACGCCCGAGCCGTAGAACCGACCCCCGGGACCACCGAGGGACCCGGCGCCACCGAGGCCGTGGCCGAGACCGCCTGGCAGGATCCCCGGGAGGAGGCCGAGGCCGCCGGCACCCAAGGTGGCGTCCTCACCGCCGCCCCGCAGACGAAGGTGGCCCCGAAGCCCACCGTGGAGGGGCCCGTCAAGGTGGACGTGACCCCGATGCGCGTGTTGACCCTGGCTGGGCTGGTGGCCCTGCTGGTGCTCACCACCGCCTTCGGCCTGGACGTCGGTGTCGCCTCCCTGGTCATCGCCCTGGTGCTGATCTGCGTCAAGCCCGCCGTGCAGAAGCCGGCCGTGGAAGACATACCCTGGTCGGCGATCATCCTGGTCACCGGCATCGTCACCTACGTCGGGATGCTCGAGGCCATGGGCGCGTTGGAAGAGCTCCAGGCCGGTATCGCCAGCCTGGGCAACAGCTCCGTGGCCGCGCTCATCACCAGCTACGTGGTCGGCATCGTCTCGGCCTTCGCCTCCACCACCGGAACCCTCGGAGTGATCAGCCCGATCGTCACCCCGATCGCCACCGACCCGCTGCTGAGCCCGATCGGCGTCGTCACCGCCATCGCCATCAGCTCCTCCGTCGTCGACGTCAGCCCCATGTCCACCAGCGGGGCGCTGCTCATGGCCAGCGCCCAGCCCAAGGACGAGCGGCTGTTCTTCCGCGCGCTGCTGCTGTGGGCCATCGCCATGATCGGTGTGGTCCCGCTGCTGGTGTGGTTCATCTTCGTCCAGCTCGGCCTCGGGTAA
- a CDS encoding aspartate/glutamate racemase family protein, producing MSLSDITCETAPEPKGAKTSRIGLIVPSSNTTMETELPELFRRQSEVTGQRYTFHSARAGLKNVNREELLAMVDKAGDCARAVSDAAVDVIAYACLVAVMAQGPNAHEISEKVIAEAAEDNGHPAAVASSAGALVRTLQDMGARRIAMVAPYKLPLTQMVREYIEGAGIEVVDAISLEVDDNLAVGALDPQNLPEIARGLKRDDVDAVILSACVQMPSLPAVQQAEDELGVPVITAATATTYEILKALGHKPAITGAGGLLSGAHTTAAARRG from the coding sequence GTGAGCCTGTCTGACATCACCTGCGAGACCGCCCCCGAACCGAAGGGTGCGAAGACGTCGCGGATCGGTCTGATCGTCCCGAGCTCGAACACCACCATGGAGACCGAGCTGCCGGAGCTGTTCCGCCGCCAGTCCGAGGTCACCGGCCAGCGCTACACCTTCCACTCGGCTCGGGCCGGGCTGAAGAACGTCAACCGTGAAGAGCTGCTGGCCATGGTGGACAAGGCCGGGGACTGCGCCCGGGCGGTCTCCGACGCCGCGGTGGACGTGATCGCCTATGCCTGCCTGGTGGCAGTGATGGCTCAGGGACCGAACGCCCATGAGATCTCCGAGAAGGTCATCGCCGAGGCCGCTGAGGACAACGGCCACCCGGCCGCGGTGGCCAGCAGCGCCGGGGCGCTGGTGCGCACCCTGCAGGACATGGGGGCCCGGAGGATCGCCATGGTGGCCCCGTACAAGCTGCCGCTGACTCAGATGGTGCGCGAGTACATCGAGGGAGCCGGCATCGAGGTCGTGGACGCCATCAGCCTGGAGGTCGACGACAACCTCGCCGTGGGCGCCCTGGATCCGCAGAACCTGCCGGAGATCGCCCGGGGACTCAAGCGCGACGACGTCGACGCGGTCATCCTCTCGGCCTGTGTGCAGATGCCCTCCCTGCCGGCGGTGCAGCAGGCCGAGGACGAGCTGGGCGTGCCGGTCATCACCGCCGCCACGGCCACCACTTACGAGATCCTCAAGGCCCTGGGCCACAAGCCGGCGATTACCGGCGCCGGCGGGCTGCTGTCCGGGGCCCACACCACGGCCGCCGCCCGGCGCGGCTGA